In one Melaminivora jejuensis genomic region, the following are encoded:
- a CDS encoding dihydrofolate reductase, translating to MEIALIYASSANGVIGKDGTMPWHLPEDLARFKALTLGQPVIMGRKTWDSLPPRFRPLPGRANIVVTRQDDWQADGALRAASLDAALELARREGAATAWVIGGAQLFALALPLAERIEATEIGRAFEGDTFLAPPAPAQWREVERSQHTSAQGLPFNFVQYRRRA from the coding sequence ATGGAAATCGCACTGATTTATGCCAGCTCGGCCAACGGCGTCATCGGCAAGGACGGCACCATGCCCTGGCACCTGCCCGAAGACCTGGCGCGCTTCAAGGCGCTGACGCTGGGCCAGCCGGTCATCATGGGCCGCAAGACCTGGGACTCGCTGCCGCCGCGCTTTCGGCCACTGCCGGGGCGCGCCAACATCGTGGTCACGCGCCAGGACGATTGGCAGGCGGACGGCGCGCTGCGCGCCGCCAGCCTGGATGCGGCGCTGGAGCTGGCGCGGCGCGAGGGCGCAGCCACGGCCTGGGTCATCGGCGGGGCGCAGCTTTTTGCGCTGGCCCTGCCGCTGGCCGAGCGCATCGAGGCTACCGAGATCGGGCGCGCCTTCGAGGGCGACACCTTCCTGGCGCCGCCCGCCCCTGCCCAGTGGCGGGAGGTCGAGCGCAGCCAGCACACCAGCGCCCAAGGGCTGCCCTTCAACTTCGTGCAGTACCGCCGCCGGGCCTGA
- the glnA gene encoding type I glutamate--ammonia ligase, producing the protein MAKTVADVMNMIEENEVRFVDLRFSDTRGKEHHVTVPVSHFDEDKFHQGHAFDGSSMPGWKGVEASDMQLMPDPATANIDPFFEETTLFLQCDVVEPGDGKAYDRDPRSIARRAEAYLKASGLGDTAYFGPEPEFFIFDGVRWNTEPGHTSYEIDEYEAPWNSGARLEGGNRGHRPGNKGGYMPVPPVDSTQDMRAEMALVLEQLGIPVEVLHHEVGGAGQNEIGTRFSTLVERADWTQTMKYVIWNVANTYGKTATFMPKPYPGDNGSGMHVHQSIWKDGKNLFAGDGYAGLSDFALYYIGGLIQHARALNAITNPGTNSYKRLVPGYEAPVKLAYSSRNRSASIRIPYVANPKGRRIEARFPDPLANPYLCFSALMMAGLDGVENRIHPGEAATKDLYHLPPEEDRRVPTVCHSLDQALEALDRDRGFLTKGGVFSDGMLDAYIELKMAEVQRLRMATHPVEYDMYYSL; encoded by the coding sequence ATGGCCAAAACCGTTGCCGACGTGATGAACATGATCGAGGAAAACGAAGTCCGGTTCGTGGACTTGCGTTTTTCCGATACCCGGGGCAAAGAGCACCATGTCACTGTGCCGGTGTCGCATTTCGATGAAGACAAATTCCACCAGGGCCATGCCTTCGATGGCTCGTCCATGCCCGGCTGGAAGGGCGTCGAAGCGTCGGATATGCAGCTCATGCCCGACCCGGCCACTGCCAACATCGACCCCTTCTTCGAGGAAACCACGCTGTTTCTGCAGTGCGATGTGGTCGAACCCGGCGACGGCAAGGCCTATGACCGCGACCCGCGCTCCATCGCCCGGCGTGCCGAGGCCTATTTGAAAGCCTCCGGCCTGGGCGACACCGCCTACTTCGGCCCCGAGCCGGAATTCTTCATCTTCGACGGTGTGCGCTGGAACACCGAGCCCGGCCACACCTCCTACGAAATCGACGAGTACGAAGCGCCCTGGAACAGCGGCGCGCGCCTGGAAGGCGGCAACCGTGGCCATCGCCCGGGCAACAAGGGCGGCTACATGCCCGTGCCGCCGGTGGACAGCACGCAGGACATGCGCGCCGAGATGGCGCTGGTGCTGGAACAGCTGGGCATCCCCGTCGAGGTCTTGCATCACGAAGTGGGCGGCGCTGGCCAGAACGAGATCGGCACGCGCTTTTCCACCTTGGTCGAGCGCGCCGACTGGACGCAGACCATGAAGTACGTGATCTGGAACGTCGCCAACACCTACGGCAAGACGGCCACTTTCATGCCCAAGCCCTATCCGGGCGACAACGGCTCGGGAATGCACGTCCACCAGTCCATCTGGAAGGACGGCAAGAACCTGTTCGCCGGCGACGGCTATGCCGGCCTGTCGGACTTCGCGCTGTACTACATCGGCGGCCTGATCCAGCACGCGCGCGCCCTCAACGCCATCACCAACCCCGGCACCAACAGCTACAAGCGCCTGGTGCCCGGCTACGAGGCGCCGGTCAAGCTGGCCTACAGCTCGCGCAACCGCTCGGCCTCCATCCGCATCCCCTACGTCGCCAACCCCAAGGGCCGGCGCATCGAGGCGCGCTTTCCCGACCCGCTGGCCAACCCCTACCTGTGCTTCTCGGCACTGATGATGGCCGGCCTGGATGGCGTGGAAAACCGCATCCACCCCGGCGAGGCCGCCACCAAGGATCTCTACCACCTGCCGCCCGAGGAAGACCGGCGCGTGCCCACCGTCTGCCACAGCCTCGATCAGGCGCTGGAGGCGCTGGACAGGGATCGCGGCTTTCTGACCAAGGGTGGGGTGTTTTCCGACGGAATGCTGGACGCCTACATCGAACTCAAGATGGCCGAGGTGCAGCGCCTGCGCATGGCCACGCACCCGGTCGAATACGACATGTACTACTCCCTGTAG
- a CDS encoding FAD-binding oxidoreductase produces the protein MTAAALLDTLRQTVGAAHVLTEGDLTAWEQDWRQRERGRALAVVRPADTAEVAAVVRACAASGTPIVPQGGNTGLSVGSTPDASGAAIVLSLARLNRVRALDPANLTLTVEAGCILQSVQQAAAQAGLLFPLSLAAEGSCTIGGNLATNAGGTQVVRYGNARELCLGLEVVTAQGEVWDGLSGLRKDNTGYDLRNLLIGSEGTLGIITAATMKLFPQPVARLTAWAAVPSMQAAVQLLMLAHRHLGAGLTGFEVMNQFSLSLVARHMPQLRVPFVGLADAPWCVLLENSDSESEEHARARFEHLMELAFEDGCVLDAVVAESIAQARELWHVRESIPLAQAQEGLNIKHDISVAASRIPDFVAHTDALLAREVPGARLVTFGHLGDGNLHYNVQAPEGGDAAAFLREQEPRVNELVYDAVAQHGGSFSAEHGVGRLKAQTLAHYKSPVALGMMRAVKAALDPQGILNPGCLLFK, from the coding sequence ATGACCGCTGCTGCCCTGCTCGACACCCTGCGCCAGACCGTTGGCGCCGCCCACGTCCTGACCGAGGGCGATCTGACCGCCTGGGAGCAGGACTGGCGCCAGCGCGAGCGGGGCCGCGCCCTGGCCGTGGTGCGGCCAGCCGATACCGCCGAAGTCGCCGCCGTGGTGCGTGCCTGCGCGGCCAGCGGCACGCCCATCGTGCCCCAGGGCGGCAACACCGGCCTGTCGGTGGGCAGCACGCCCGACGCCAGCGGCGCAGCCATCGTGCTCAGCCTGGCGCGCCTGAACCGCGTGCGCGCCCTCGACCCGGCCAACCTGACGCTGACCGTGGAGGCCGGCTGCATCCTGCAGAGCGTGCAGCAGGCGGCGGCGCAGGCGGGCCTGCTGTTTCCACTGTCGCTGGCCGCCGAGGGTAGCTGCACCATCGGCGGCAACCTGGCGACGAATGCCGGCGGCACGCAGGTCGTGCGCTATGGCAATGCGCGCGAGCTGTGCCTGGGCCTGGAGGTGGTCACCGCCCAGGGCGAGGTCTGGGACGGCCTGTCGGGCCTGAGGAAGGACAACACCGGCTACGACCTGCGCAACCTGCTGATCGGCAGCGAGGGCACGCTGGGCATCATCACGGCGGCGACCATGAAGCTGTTTCCCCAGCCGGTCGCGCGCCTGACGGCCTGGGCGGCGGTGCCGTCCATGCAGGCCGCCGTGCAGTTGCTGATGCTGGCGCACCGGCATCTGGGCGCGGGGCTGACGGGCTTCGAGGTCATGAACCAGTTCTCGCTGTCGCTGGTGGCGCGCCACATGCCGCAGCTGCGCGTGCCTTTCGTGGGGCTGGCGGATGCGCCCTGGTGCGTGCTGCTGGAAAACAGCGACAGCGAAAGCGAGGAGCACGCCCGCGCCCGCTTCGAGCACCTGATGGAGCTGGCCTTCGAGGACGGCTGTGTGCTCGACGCCGTGGTGGCGGAGAGCATCGCCCAGGCGCGCGAGCTGTGGCATGTGCGCGAGAGCATCCCGCTGGCGCAGGCGCAGGAGGGGCTGAACATCAAGCACGACATCTCGGTGGCAGCCTCGCGCATCCCGGACTTCGTGGCGCACACCGACGCCCTGCTGGCGCGCGAGGTGCCGGGCGCGCGCCTGGTCACCTTCGGCCATCTGGGCGATGGCAATCTGCACTACAACGTGCAGGCACCCGAAGGCGGCGATGCGGCGGCATTCCTGCGCGAGCAGGAGCCGCGCGTCAACGAGCTGGTCTATGACGCAGTGGCGCAGCATGGCGGCTCGTTTTCTGCCGAGCACGGCGTGGGCCGGCTCAAGGCGCAGACGCTGGCGCACTACAAGTCGCCGGTGGCGCTGGGCATGATGCGCGCCGTCAAGGCAGCGCTTGATCCGCAGGGCATTCTGAACCCGGGTTGCTTGCTATTTAAATAA
- a CDS encoding DUF2069 domain-containing protein: MPAPASPAASPASAAAPASCAPVATDVAATRWLAVGSLLGLVVLCTAWELWLAPLRPGGSWLALKALPLAVPLAGLLKRRMYTYRWVSLLVWLYFTEGVVRAWSDAAPGRWLALAEIALCLLLFAACALHVRLRLRAGRAAAAA; the protein is encoded by the coding sequence ATGCCTGCGCCTGCCTCCCCTGCTGCCTCCCCCGCTTCCGCCGCTGCCCCGGCTTCTTGTGCCCCCGTCGCCACCGATGTCGCCGCCACGCGCTGGCTGGCCGTGGGCAGTCTGCTGGGCCTGGTCGTGCTGTGTACGGCCTGGGAGCTGTGGCTGGCCCCGCTGCGCCCGGGCGGCTCCTGGCTGGCGCTGAAAGCCCTGCCGCTCGCCGTGCCGCTGGCCGGCCTGCTCAAGCGGCGCATGTACACCTACCGCTGGGTCAGCCTGCTGGTCTGGCTGTATTTCACCGAAGGCGTGGTGCGCGCCTGGAGCGATGCCGCCCCAGGCCGCTGGCTGGCGCTGGCCGAGATCGCCCTGTGCCTGCTGCTGTTTGCCGCCTGCGCGCTGCACGTGCGCCTGCGCCTGCGTGCCGGTCGTGCCGCCGCTGCCGCCTGA
- a CDS encoding 16S rRNA pseudouridine(516) synthase, which translates to MQLHDVLYSQGFGTRRICAGLVQQGLVTVQERRMSDMVLSEDAAQEVDIEGLRFCVQGVEWQYHAKAYVMLHKPAGFECSQKPSAHPSIYTLLPAPLRQRPSKSAVAGVQAVGRLDQDTTGLLLLSDDGQFIHRMTSPRKHVPKVYQVTARHEVTRQQIQRLLEGVVLDDDPRPVRAQDCVQRSSNMFDLTLTEGKYHQVKRMVAAVGNRVESLHRRRIGALELPQDLPPGQWRWLSEADLKLLS; encoded by the coding sequence ATGCAGCTACACGACGTTTTGTACTCTCAGGGCTTTGGTACGCGCCGCATTTGTGCCGGTCTTGTCCAGCAGGGGCTGGTCACCGTGCAAGAGCGGAGAATGTCAGACATGGTGTTGTCCGAAGACGCAGCGCAGGAGGTTGATATCGAAGGTCTGCGTTTTTGTGTTCAAGGTGTTGAATGGCAATACCACGCCAAGGCTTATGTGATGCTGCACAAGCCTGCAGGTTTTGAATGCTCGCAAAAGCCCTCCGCCCATCCCAGCATTTACACGCTGCTTCCCGCACCGCTTCGGCAGCGGCCCAGCAAGAGTGCTGTTGCCGGAGTGCAAGCGGTCGGGCGTCTGGATCAGGACACGACCGGTCTGCTCCTGCTTAGCGATGATGGCCAGTTCATCCATCGCATGACCTCGCCGCGCAAGCACGTTCCCAAGGTCTATCAGGTCACTGCCCGGCATGAGGTGACGCGGCAGCAAATCCAGCGTCTGCTCGAAGGCGTCGTGCTGGATGATGATCCGCGTCCGGTGCGTGCCCAGGACTGCGTACAGCGCAGCTCGAATATGTTTGATCTCACCTTGACCGAAGGCAAATACCACCAGGTCAAGCGCATGGTTGCCGCCGTTGGCAACCGGGTGGAATCCCTGCACCGCCGGCGTATTGGCGCGCTGGAGTTACCCCAGGATTTGCCGCCAGGCCAGTGGCGCTGGCTCAGCGAGGCAGATCTCAAGTTGCTGTCTTGA
- a CDS encoding adenylosuccinate synthase produces MQASKGRNVVVVGTQWGDEGKGKLVDWLTESAQGVVRFQGGHNAGHTLVINGVKTALHLIPSGIMRPGVKCYIGNGVVLSAAKLFEEITGLERAGVEVRSRLRVSEACPLILPFHVALDVAREAAREESGAEKIGTTGRGIGPAYEDKIARRALRVQDLKDPQRFAVKLRELLALHNHVLATFLGSEKFQFGDALKPYLHEGRVQFEPVYEEAMRHAELLRPMMADVSRELNETHASGGNLLFEGAQGTLLDVDHGTYPYVTSSNCVAGNAAAGSGVGPGLLHYVLGITKAYCTRVGGGPFPTELDWETPGTPGYHMSTVGAERGVTTGRSRRCGWFDAALLKRSAQVNGLSGLCITKLDVLDGLQELSLCVGYELDGERIDLLPMGAEEIARCKPIYEQVPGWSETTVGVTRYADLPANARRYLERIEQVTGVPIAMVSTSPDRDHTILMRDPYKADA; encoded by the coding sequence ATGCAGGCAAGCAAAGGGCGCAACGTCGTTGTCGTTGGTACGCAATGGGGCGATGAGGGCAAGGGCAAGCTGGTGGACTGGCTCACGGAGAGCGCCCAGGGCGTGGTGCGTTTCCAAGGAGGCCACAACGCCGGGCACACGCTGGTCATCAATGGCGTCAAGACGGCGCTGCACTTGATCCCCAGCGGCATCATGCGCCCGGGCGTCAAGTGCTACATCGGCAATGGCGTGGTGCTGTCCGCAGCCAAGCTGTTCGAGGAAATCACCGGGCTGGAGCGCGCTGGCGTCGAAGTGCGCTCGCGCCTGCGGGTCAGCGAGGCCTGCCCGCTGATCCTGCCCTTTCATGTCGCACTGGACGTGGCGCGCGAAGCGGCCCGCGAGGAAAGTGGCGCCGAAAAAATCGGCACCACAGGCCGGGGCATCGGCCCGGCCTACGAGGACAAGATTGCCCGCCGCGCCCTGCGGGTGCAGGACTTGAAGGATCCACAGCGTTTTGCCGTCAAGCTGCGTGAACTGCTGGCGCTGCACAACCATGTGCTGGCCACCTTCCTGGGTTCGGAAAAATTCCAGTTTGGCGACGCGCTCAAGCCCTATCTCCACGAAGGCCGGGTGCAGTTCGAGCCGGTATATGAGGAGGCCATGCGCCATGCCGAACTGCTGCGCCCCATGATGGCGGATGTGTCGCGCGAGCTCAATGAGACACATGCCAGCGGCGGCAATTTGCTGTTCGAGGGCGCCCAGGGCACCTTGCTGGATGTCGATCACGGCACCTATCCCTATGTCACCTCCAGCAACTGCGTGGCTGGCAATGCCGCTGCCGGCTCGGGCGTCGGCCCTGGCCTGCTGCACTATGTCCTGGGCATCACCAAGGCGTACTGCACCCGGGTGGGCGGCGGGCCGTTCCCGACCGAGCTGGACTGGGAGACCCCTGGCACGCCCGGCTACCACATGAGCACCGTGGGTGCCGAGCGCGGCGTGACCACCGGGCGCAGCCGCCGCTGTGGCTGGTTCGATGCGGCGCTGCTCAAGCGCAGCGCACAGGTCAACGGCTTGTCCGGCCTGTGCATCACCAAGCTGGATGTACTCGATGGTCTGCAGGAGCTGTCCCTGTGTGTGGGCTATGAGCTTGACGGCGAGCGCATCGACCTGCTGCCCATGGGTGCCGAGGAAATCGCCCGCTGCAAGCCCATCTACGAGCAAGTCCCCGGCTGGAGCGAAACCACCGTGGGCGTCACGCGCTACGCAGATCTGCCGGCAAACGCACGCCGCTACCTGGAGCGTATCGAGCAGGTCACCGGGGTGCCGATCGCCATGGTCTCCACCAGCCCCGATCGCGATCACACCATCCTGATGCGCGACCCTTACAAGGCGGACGCCTGA
- a CDS encoding phosphoribosyltransferase → MLTEDGKHLYVSYDEYHNLIEKLALKVHQSGWEFDTILCLARGGLRPGDILSRIFDKPLAIMSTSSYRAEAGTVQGHLDIARFITTPRGELAGRVLLVDDLADSGHTLNAVIQMLKTNYAPITELRSAVIWTKGFSTFTPDYSVEFLPTNPWIHQPFEGYDNLAPDKLLEKWQL, encoded by the coding sequence ATGTTGACTGAAGACGGCAAGCACCTGTATGTGAGCTATGACGAATACCACAACCTGATCGAGAAGCTGGCGCTCAAGGTGCATCAGTCGGGCTGGGAGTTCGACACCATCCTGTGCCTGGCGCGCGGGGGGTTGCGCCCTGGCGACATCCTGAGCCGCATCTTCGACAAGCCGCTGGCCATCATGTCCACCAGCTCCTACCGAGCCGAGGCGGGAACAGTGCAGGGGCATCTGGATATTGCGCGCTTCATCACCACGCCCAGGGGAGAGCTCGCCGGGCGCGTACTGCTGGTCGATGACCTGGCAGATTCTGGGCATACCCTGAATGCGGTCATCCAGATGCTCAAGACCAACTATGCACCCATCACCGAGCTGCGCAGCGCCGTCATCTGGACTAAGGGCTTTTCCACCTTCACGCCAGACTACTCGGTCGAATTTTTGCCGACCAACCCCTGGATCCATCAGCCGTTCGAAGGCTATGACAATCTGGCGCCGGACAAGCTGCTGGAGAAGTGGCAGCTCTGA
- the xth gene encoding exodeoxyribonuclease III, translating into MQIATWNINSLTVRLPQVLDWLAANPQVDALGLQELKLVDEKFPHEAFGELGYQAVSFGQKTYNGVAIVSRLPLGEVVRNIPGHGDEQARIIAATLQAPGGPLRLVNAYFVNGQAPGSDKFAYKLQWLQALHDWLRGELQQHPRLVLMGDFNVAPEDRDSFDPVGLAGTIHHTDEERAHFGALLELGLSDAFRLFEQPDKSFSWWDYRMLGFQKNRGLRIDHILVSEALRGHVTACHIDRAPRKNKQPSDHTPVVATLAG; encoded by the coding sequence ATGCAGATCGCCACCTGGAACATCAATTCGCTCACCGTGCGTCTGCCGCAGGTGCTGGACTGGCTGGCCGCCAATCCACAGGTGGACGCCCTGGGCCTGCAGGAGCTGAAGCTGGTCGATGAGAAGTTTCCGCACGAGGCGTTCGGCGAGCTGGGCTATCAGGCCGTGAGCTTTGGCCAGAAGACCTACAACGGCGTGGCCATCGTCAGCCGCCTGCCCCTGGGCGAGGTGGTGCGCAACATCCCCGGCCACGGCGACGAGCAGGCGCGCATCATCGCCGCCACGCTGCAGGCGCCGGGCGGGCCGCTGCGCCTGGTCAATGCCTACTTCGTCAACGGCCAGGCGCCGGGCAGCGACAAGTTCGCCTACAAGCTGCAGTGGCTGCAGGCGCTGCACGACTGGCTGCGCGGCGAGCTGCAGCAGCACCCGCGCCTGGTGCTGATGGGCGACTTCAACGTCGCGCCCGAAGACCGCGACAGCTTCGATCCCGTGGGCCTGGCCGGCACCATCCATCACACGGACGAGGAGCGCGCGCACTTTGGCGCCCTGCTGGAGCTGGGCCTGAGCGACGCCTTTCGCCTGTTCGAGCAGCCGGACAAGAGCTTTTCCTGGTGGGACTACCGGATGCTGGGTTTTCAGAAGAACCGTGGCCTGCGCATCGACCACATCCTGGTCAGCGAAGCTTTGCGCGGCCATGTCACGGCCTGCCACATCGACCGCGCGCCGCGCAAGAACAAGCAGCCCAGCGACCATACGCCGGTGGTGGCAACGCTGGCCGGCTGA
- a CDS encoding DUF2065 domain-containing protein, producing the protein MSWATSLWAALGMVLVLEGLLPFISPAGWRRMFSQIAQLRDGQIRFCALLSILAGVGLLWLL; encoded by the coding sequence ATGAGCTGGGCCACCAGCCTGTGGGCCGCCCTGGGCATGGTGCTGGTGCTGGAGGGCCTGTTGCCCTTCATCTCCCCGGCGGGCTGGCGGCGCATGTTCTCGCAGATCGCCCAACTGCGCGACGGACAGATACGCTTTTGCGCGCTGCTGTCCATCCTGGCCGGAGTAGGTCTGCTGTGGCTGCTCTGA
- a CDS encoding competence/damage-inducible protein A → MIPAFGLIIVGDEILSGKRADKHLAKVIELLGARGLTLAHAQYVGDDRPRLTATLRRAFDAADIVFCCGGIGATPDDHTRQCAAAALGRPLLPHPQAQALIVQRLQDMAREQGQPFEPERADNLQRLQMGVLPEGARIIDNPYNRIPGFSCDGPGGGVVHFLPGFPVMAWPMIEAVLDGACAQWFYQAPQREHSIVLYAAMESALTPLMERIEAAHPGVRVFSLPSVDHPVHGRHIELGVKGAVEHVPAAWRELHDALLQLGLDTGPQLIRER, encoded by the coding sequence ATGATTCCCGCCTTTGGCCTCATCATCGTCGGCGATGAAATCCTCTCGGGCAAGCGTGCCGACAAGCACCTTGCCAAAGTCATTGAACTGTTGGGCGCACGCGGCCTGACGCTTGCCCATGCCCAGTATGTGGGCGACGACCGGCCTCGGCTGACTGCCACACTGCGCCGGGCCTTTGATGCGGCGGACATCGTTTTCTGCTGCGGCGGCATCGGCGCCACGCCAGACGACCACACGCGCCAGTGTGCTGCTGCAGCCCTGGGCCGCCCATTGCTGCCGCACCCCCAGGCGCAGGCCCTGATCGTGCAACGCCTGCAGGACATGGCGCGAGAACAAGGCCAGCCGTTCGAGCCCGAGCGCGCCGACAACCTGCAGCGCCTGCAGATGGGCGTCCTGCCCGAGGGCGCGCGCATCATCGACAACCCGTACAACCGCATTCCCGGTTTTTCCTGCGATGGCCCAGGCGGCGGCGTGGTGCATTTCCTGCCGGGCTTTCCCGTCATGGCCTGGCCCATGATCGAGGCCGTCCTGGACGGCGCCTGTGCGCAGTGGTTCTACCAGGCACCGCAGCGCGAGCACTCCATCGTCCTGTATGCCGCCATGGAGTCTGCTCTCACGCCGCTGATGGAGCGCATCGAGGCCGCGCATCCCGGCGTCAGGGTCTTCAGCCTGCCCAGCGTCGATCATCCCGTGCATGGCCGGCACATCGAGCTGGGTGTCAAGGGCGCGGTCGAGCATGTCCCGGCAGCCTGGCGCGAACTGCATGATGCCTTGCTGCAGTTGGGCCTGGACACCGGCCCGCAACTGATACGCGAGCGTTGA
- a CDS encoding thymidylate synthase: MPYDHPPCPSQYEDFMRHVFEHGCAKGDRTGTGTRSVFGHQMRFDLRAGFPLVTTKRVHFKSVALELLWFLRGSSNARWLQERGVSIWDEWADESGELGPIYGVQWRSWPTPDGGHIDQIAQVIDTLRRNPDSRRILVSAWNVAELDQMALMPCHALFQFYVAGGRLSCQLYQRSADIFLGVPFNIASYALLTHMVAQQCDLEVGDFIWVGGDCHIYSNHFEQVRTQLARTPYPFPELRIRRRPASIFDYEFEDFELAGYEHHPAIKAPVAV; the protein is encoded by the coding sequence CTGCCCTATGACCACCCGCCCTGCCCCTCCCAGTACGAAGACTTCATGCGCCACGTCTTCGAGCATGGCTGCGCCAAGGGCGACCGTACCGGCACCGGCACGCGCAGCGTTTTCGGGCACCAGATGCGCTTCGATCTGCGCGCGGGCTTTCCGCTCGTCACCACCAAACGCGTGCATTTCAAGAGCGTGGCGCTGGAGCTGCTGTGGTTTCTGCGCGGCAGCAGCAACGCCCGCTGGCTGCAGGAGCGCGGCGTCAGCATCTGGGACGAGTGGGCTGACGAGAGCGGCGAGCTGGGCCCCATCTACGGCGTGCAGTGGCGCAGCTGGCCAACCCCGGACGGCGGCCACATCGACCAGATCGCCCAGGTCATCGACACTCTGCGCCGCAACCCCGATTCGCGCCGCATCCTGGTCAGCGCCTGGAACGTGGCCGAGCTTGACCAGATGGCCCTCATGCCTTGCCACGCGCTGTTCCAGTTCTATGTGGCAGGCGGGCGGCTGTCGTGCCAGCTGTACCAAAGAAGCGCCGACATCTTCCTGGGCGTGCCCTTCAACATCGCCAGCTATGCGCTGCTGACGCACATGGTGGCGCAGCAGTGCGACCTGGAGGTGGGCGACTTCATCTGGGTAGGCGGGGATTGCCATATTTATTCCAACCACTTCGAGCAGGTGCGCACGCAACTGGCGCGTACGCCCTACCCCTTCCCCGAGCTGCGCATCCGGCGCCGGCCCGCGTCCATCTTCGACTACGAATTCGAGGATTTCGAGCTCGCCGGCTACGAGCACCACCCGGCCATCAAGGCGCCGGTGGCCGTCTGA
- a CDS encoding ATP phosphoribosyltransferase regulatory subunit yields MSVWVLPDHIADVLPSEARHIEELRRSLLDTARSYGYELVIPPLLEHLESLLSGAGEALDLQTFKLVDQLSGRSLGLRADTTQQVARIDAHLLNRRGVTRLCYCGPVLHARPDRPHTTREPLQFGAEIYGHAGLEADIEAVQLALQCLRATQVPGVSVDLADVRIVRSLLAGVPVGLSHLSQVHAALAAKDASELTRLTRDFPQASRQGLLALLQLYGDEKVLDEAEKALKPTSSLRQALSDLKAIAARVEGARVTFDLADLRGYAYYSGARFGIYTPGASDALVRGGRYDEVGAAFGRNRPAAGFSLDVKQLVSVVAPRPLRAAIRAPWAGEAGIAEAIAALRQQGETVVCMLSEHGSEVDEFLCDRELVHTGGQWQVRPL; encoded by the coding sequence ATGTCTGTCTGGGTCTTGCCGGATCACATTGCCGATGTTCTGCCCTCCGAGGCCCGGCACATCGAAGAACTGCGTCGCAGCCTGCTGGACACGGCGCGCAGCTACGGCTATGAGTTGGTCATCCCACCGCTGCTCGAACATCTGGAATCGCTGCTCAGCGGTGCCGGGGAAGCGCTGGATCTGCAGACCTTCAAGCTGGTCGATCAGCTGTCTGGCCGCTCCCTGGGCCTGCGCGCCGACACGACGCAGCAGGTGGCTCGCATCGATGCCCATTTGCTCAACCGCCGTGGCGTCACTCGGTTGTGCTACTGCGGCCCGGTGCTGCACGCACGCCCGGACAGGCCACACACGACGCGCGAGCCGCTGCAGTTCGGCGCCGAGATTTACGGCCATGCAGGCCTGGAAGCTGATATCGAGGCCGTGCAGCTGGCCCTGCAGTGTCTGCGGGCGACCCAGGTGCCTGGTGTCAGCGTCGATCTGGCTGATGTGCGCATCGTGCGTAGTCTGCTGGCCGGCGTACCGGTTGGGTTGAGCCATCTCAGCCAGGTACACGCGGCGCTGGCCGCCAAGGACGCCAGCGAGCTGACGCGGCTGACCCGCGACTTCCCGCAGGCCTCGCGCCAGGGGCTGCTGGCGCTGCTGCAGCTCTATGGTGACGAAAAAGTGCTGGATGAGGCTGAAAAAGCTCTCAAACCCACGTCCAGCCTGCGGCAGGCGCTATCAGATTTGAAGGCCATCGCAGCCCGGGTGGAAGGTGCGCGCGTGACCTTCGATCTGGCCGATTTGCGCGGTTACGCCTACTACAGCGGGGCGCGTTTCGGCATTTACACGCCGGGGGCCAGCGATGCCTTGGTACGCGGCGGGCGCTACGACGAGGTCGGCGCCGCTTTCGGACGCAACCGCCCGGCGGCAGGTTTCAGTCTGGATGTGAAGCAGCTCGTGAGTGTGGTGGCCCCGCGTCCGTTGCGCGCCGCCATCCGCGCGCCCTGGGCCGGCGAGGCCGGCATTGCCGAGGCCATCGCCGCACTGCGTCAGCAGGGCGAGACCGTGGTATGCATGCTGTCCGAGCATGGCAGCGAGGTCGATGAATTCCTCTGCGACCGGGAGTTGGTGCATACAGGTGGTCAGTGGCAGGTGCGGCCACTTTGA